A genomic segment from Nicotiana tabacum cultivar K326 chromosome 7, ASM71507v2, whole genome shotgun sequence encodes:
- the LOC107761733 gene encoding uncharacterized protein LOC107761733 isoform X4: protein MATAKMSRGLVMLTFTVVAIVLCSHRLATAEEVQLADVNKGANSTTSPWTLFVPSATDNCLKIYNCARYATTSCITECCALFPFSTMPIRNCICWRLAEHVNKEAFTALQKYCGFKNPCPHKQEMKQLEEVVETSKAMDNKSSCNQQLQEQPTCCAKDKEKIKNCMLNTASIDQCCPTFSIMLGRNCDCYNYAKDLDNQALITLESYCDVTNPCRSAQVM from the exons ATGGCGACGGCGAAAATGAGCAGAGGGTTGGTGATGCTCACCTTTACGGTGGTCGCAATCGTACTTTGCAGTCACCGGCTGGCGACGGCTGAAGAG GTGCAATTAGCAGATGTCAACAAGGGCGCCAATAGCACCACATCACCATGGACATTATTTGTACCTAGTGCAACTGATAATTGCTTGAAAATCTACAATTGCGCGAGGTACGCAACTACCAGTTGCATAACCGAATGCTGCGCGTTATTCCCCTTCAGTACTATGCCTATACGAAATTGCATTTGCTGGCGTTTGGCCGAGCATGTGAATAAAGAAGCGTTTACTGCTCTTCAAAAATATTGTGGCTTCAAGAATCCTTGTCCACATAAGCAA GAAATGAAGCAGCTGGAAGAGGTGGTTGAAACTAGCAAGGCCATGGACAACAAGAGTAGTTGCAACCAACAACTGCAAGAACAGCCAACTTGTTGTGCAAAGgataaagaaaagataaagaatTGCATGTTGAACACTGCTTCCATAGACCAATGTTGCCCAACATTCAGTATTATGCTTGGCCGTAACTGCGACTGCTATAATTACGCCAAGGATTTAGACAATCAAGCTCTCATCACACTTGAGAGTTACTGTGATGTCACCAATCCATGCAGGAGTGCTCAA GTGATGTAG
- the LOC107761733 gene encoding uncharacterized protein LOC107761733 isoform X1, with protein MATAKMSRGLVMLTFTVVAIVLCSHRLATAEEQVQLADVNKGANSTTSPWTLFVPSATDNCLKIYNCARYATTSCITECCALFPFSTMPIRNCICWRLAEHVNKEAFTALQKYCGFKNPCPHKQVSFPPSLLEMKQLEEVVETSKAMDNKSSCNQQLQEQPTCCAKDKEKIKNCMLNTASIDQCCPTFSIMLGRNCDCYNYAKDLDNQALITLESYCDVTNPCRSAQVM; from the exons ATGGCGACGGCGAAAATGAGCAGAGGGTTGGTGATGCTCACCTTTACGGTGGTCGCAATCGTACTTTGCAGTCACCGGCTGGCGACGGCTGAAGAG CAGGTGCAATTAGCAGATGTCAACAAGGGCGCCAATAGCACCACATCACCATGGACATTATTTGTACCTAGTGCAACTGATAATTGCTTGAAAATCTACAATTGCGCGAGGTACGCAACTACCAGTTGCATAACCGAATGCTGCGCGTTATTCCCCTTCAGTACTATGCCTATACGAAATTGCATTTGCTGGCGTTTGGCCGAGCATGTGAATAAAGAAGCGTTTACTGCTCTTCAAAAATATTGTGGCTTCAAGAATCCTTGTCCACATAAGCAAGTTAGTTTTCCGCCTTCTTTGCTT GAAATGAAGCAGCTGGAAGAGGTGGTTGAAACTAGCAAGGCCATGGACAACAAGAGTAGTTGCAACCAACAACTGCAAGAACAGCCAACTTGTTGTGCAAAGgataaagaaaagataaagaatTGCATGTTGAACACTGCTTCCATAGACCAATGTTGCCCAACATTCAGTATTATGCTTGGCCGTAACTGCGACTGCTATAATTACGCCAAGGATTTAGACAATCAAGCTCTCATCACACTTGAGAGTTACTGTGATGTCACCAATCCATGCAGGAGTGCTCAA GTGATGTAG
- the LOC107761735 gene encoding uncharacterized protein LOC107761735 produces MRRGLVMLSLMVAAVILCNHRSATAEEEQQVELAEVSKSNTWPWTLSVPSENNDGCHEIFKCMVYPNRSCITECCKSYPFSLFPTKFCVCWWRAEHVNKRAFTALQEYCGFKQYVVCPRMQEINMQQEVDEAIKAIDNKLSSRSNQLMPDACCEKDKQKIKSCMLNTTSSEQCCPTFRAMIGVNCNCYNYAQDLDNQLLIVIESLCDVPNPCNKKAQVM; encoded by the exons ATGAGGAGAGGTTTGGTGATGCTCAGCTTGATGGTGGCTGCTGTTATACTTTGCAATCACCGGTCGGCTACGGCAGAAGAG GAGCAGCAAGTGGAATTAGCAGAAGTGAGCAAGAGTAACACATGGCCATGGACACTATCTGTACCCAGCGAGAATAATGATGGTTGCCATGAAATCTTCAAATGCATGGTGTACCCAAATAGAAGCTGCATAACCGAATGTTGCAAGTCATACCCCTTCAGTCTTTTCCCAACCAAATTTTGCGTTTGCTGGTGGAGAGCCGAGCATGTGAATAAACGAGCTTTTACTGCTCTGCAAGAATATTGTGGCTTCAAGCAGTATGTTGTTTGTCCCCGTATGCAA GAAATCAACATGCAGCAAGAGGTGGACGAAGCTATAAAGGCCATAGACAACAAGCTGAGTAGTCGTAGCAACCAGCTGATGCCGGATGCTTGTTGTgaaaaagataaacaaaagataaagagTTGCATGTTAAACACAACTTCCAGTGAACAATGTTGCCCAACATTCAGAGCAATGATTGGCGTTAACTGCAATTGCTACAATTACGCCCAGGATTTAGACAATCAACTTCTCATCGTAATTGAGAGTTTATGTGATGTCCCCAATCCATGCAACAAGAAAGCTCAA GTGATGTAG
- the LOC107761733 gene encoding uncharacterized protein LOC107761733 isoform X5, which produces MATAKMSRGLVMLTFTVVAIVLCSHRLATAEEEMKQLEEVVETSKAMDNKSSCNQQLQEQPTCCAKDKEKIKNCMLNTASIDQCCPTFSIMLGRNCDCYNYAKDLDNQALITLESYCDVTNPCRSAQVM; this is translated from the exons ATGGCGACGGCGAAAATGAGCAGAGGGTTGGTGATGCTCACCTTTACGGTGGTCGCAATCGTACTTTGCAGTCACCGGCTGGCGACGGCTGAAGAG GAAATGAAGCAGCTGGAAGAGGTGGTTGAAACTAGCAAGGCCATGGACAACAAGAGTAGTTGCAACCAACAACTGCAAGAACAGCCAACTTGTTGTGCAAAGgataaagaaaagataaagaatTGCATGTTGAACACTGCTTCCATAGACCAATGTTGCCCAACATTCAGTATTATGCTTGGCCGTAACTGCGACTGCTATAATTACGCCAAGGATTTAGACAATCAAGCTCTCATCACACTTGAGAGTTACTGTGATGTCACCAATCCATGCAGGAGTGCTCAA GTGATGTAG
- the LOC107761733 gene encoding uncharacterized protein LOC107761733 isoform X3, translating into MATAKMSRGLVMLTFTVVAIVLCSHRLATAEEQVQLADVNKGANSTTSPWTLFVPSATDNCLKIYNCARYATTSCITECCALFPFSTMPIRNCICWRLAEHVNKEAFTALQKYCGFKNPCPHKQEMKQLEEVVETSKAMDNKSSCNQQLQEQPTCCAKDKEKIKNCMLNTASIDQCCPTFSIMLGRNCDCYNYAKDLDNQALITLESYCDVTNPCRSAQVM; encoded by the exons ATGGCGACGGCGAAAATGAGCAGAGGGTTGGTGATGCTCACCTTTACGGTGGTCGCAATCGTACTTTGCAGTCACCGGCTGGCGACGGCTGAAGAG CAGGTGCAATTAGCAGATGTCAACAAGGGCGCCAATAGCACCACATCACCATGGACATTATTTGTACCTAGTGCAACTGATAATTGCTTGAAAATCTACAATTGCGCGAGGTACGCAACTACCAGTTGCATAACCGAATGCTGCGCGTTATTCCCCTTCAGTACTATGCCTATACGAAATTGCATTTGCTGGCGTTTGGCCGAGCATGTGAATAAAGAAGCGTTTACTGCTCTTCAAAAATATTGTGGCTTCAAGAATCCTTGTCCACATAAGCAA GAAATGAAGCAGCTGGAAGAGGTGGTTGAAACTAGCAAGGCCATGGACAACAAGAGTAGTTGCAACCAACAACTGCAAGAACAGCCAACTTGTTGTGCAAAGgataaagaaaagataaagaatTGCATGTTGAACACTGCTTCCATAGACCAATGTTGCCCAACATTCAGTATTATGCTTGGCCGTAACTGCGACTGCTATAATTACGCCAAGGATTTAGACAATCAAGCTCTCATCACACTTGAGAGTTACTGTGATGTCACCAATCCATGCAGGAGTGCTCAA GTGATGTAG
- the LOC142162191 gene encoding uncharacterized protein LOC142162191 — MKDFVSLNIHQEVPYAMNKYIGYDHLSPKYQAFVVVFSSTTGPATYAEASKDLRWISAMKEEIKALESNNTWKLVALPEGKKLIGYKWIYKIKYQALGEIERFKARLYDEHIWKDDKLEANPTVDQAAYQRLIGKLLYLTVTRPDISFGLQTLSQFLQQPRNFHMEAALRIIKSSVEAEYMSLAATMAELTWLLGMLKEIDVEVNLPVDIFTDSKAVIQIAANHDTTRELSI, encoded by the exons ATGAAAGATTTTGTGTCATTGAATATTCACCAAGAGGTGCCTTATGCTATGAATAAATACATAGGGTATGATCACCTATCTCCAAAATATCAAGCCTTTGTTGTAGTTTTTTCTTCTACTACTGGACCTGCTACATATGCTGAGGCTAGTAAAGATCTTAGGTGGATATCAgcaatgaaagaagaaataaaggcTTTAGAAAGCAATAACACCTGGAAATTAGTTGCATTACCTGAAGGAAAGAAACTTATAGGCTACAAATGgatatacaaaataaaatatcaaGCTTTAGGGGAGATAGAAAGGTTTAAGGCTAGACTT TATGATGAACATATTTGGAAGGATGACAAATTAGAAGCAAATCCTACTGTTGATCAAGCTGCCTATCAGAGATTAATAGGGAAACTTCTATACTTGACTGTAACCAGACCAGACATATCATTTGGACTTCAGACTCTAAGCCAATTCCTTCAGCAACCAAGAAATTTTCATATGGAAGCAGCCTTAAGAATTATAAA AAGCTCAGTAGAGGCAGAATACATGAGCTTAGCTGCAACTATGGCAGAATTAACATGGTTACTAGGAATGCTGAAAGAGATTGATGTTGAAGTCAACTTGCCAGTTGACATATTTACTGATAGCAAAGCAGTTATTCAAATAGCTGCCAATCATGATACCACAAGAGAACTAAGCATATAG
- the LOC107761733 gene encoding uncharacterized protein LOC107761733 isoform X2, whose translation MATAKMSRGLVMLTFTVVAIVLCSHRLATAEEVQLADVNKGANSTTSPWTLFVPSATDNCLKIYNCARYATTSCITECCALFPFSTMPIRNCICWRLAEHVNKEAFTALQKYCGFKNPCPHKQVSFPPSLLEMKQLEEVVETSKAMDNKSSCNQQLQEQPTCCAKDKEKIKNCMLNTASIDQCCPTFSIMLGRNCDCYNYAKDLDNQALITLESYCDVTNPCRSAQVM comes from the exons ATGGCGACGGCGAAAATGAGCAGAGGGTTGGTGATGCTCACCTTTACGGTGGTCGCAATCGTACTTTGCAGTCACCGGCTGGCGACGGCTGAAGAG GTGCAATTAGCAGATGTCAACAAGGGCGCCAATAGCACCACATCACCATGGACATTATTTGTACCTAGTGCAACTGATAATTGCTTGAAAATCTACAATTGCGCGAGGTACGCAACTACCAGTTGCATAACCGAATGCTGCGCGTTATTCCCCTTCAGTACTATGCCTATACGAAATTGCATTTGCTGGCGTTTGGCCGAGCATGTGAATAAAGAAGCGTTTACTGCTCTTCAAAAATATTGTGGCTTCAAGAATCCTTGTCCACATAAGCAAGTTAGTTTTCCGCCTTCTTTGCTT GAAATGAAGCAGCTGGAAGAGGTGGTTGAAACTAGCAAGGCCATGGACAACAAGAGTAGTTGCAACCAACAACTGCAAGAACAGCCAACTTGTTGTGCAAAGgataaagaaaagataaagaatTGCATGTTGAACACTGCTTCCATAGACCAATGTTGCCCAACATTCAGTATTATGCTTGGCCGTAACTGCGACTGCTATAATTACGCCAAGGATTTAGACAATCAAGCTCTCATCACACTTGAGAGTTACTGTGATGTCACCAATCCATGCAGGAGTGCTCAA GTGATGTAG